GATAGGACGGCCAAAAACACCACAAAGGGAGACAGATAACAAAGACATGGATCATGGTGCTTAGCGCTGCAAGagaaaggggggaggggagggaagtaaCTTCATCCCTCAGTTTCCTTCCGAAAAACACACccgcgtgcgcgcacacacacacacacacacacacacacacacacaaaacagcagTCACAGCTTCATCAGGAATTGACGTGGGTATGCATTTTCACCTGATTTCCACGTCATTATCTCAGGTGGTTAAAAGAAACTCTTGAGCCTGGCACAGGAATGTATGTATCTCCACAGCTGGGCAAGTAGGCCCCACCTCCATTGTGGGCAGGGCCACCCTGATTCCAGCCATCCTTTTGTGACCTCATTCCCTGACCTTGGTTCCCTTGGCGGCTTCCTGACATCATCCATGGGAGACCTTGTTTCAGCTCCAAGATTCAGAGGGCCCAGGAGCCTGGTTCATTTACAGAATCCAATTTAGGGGTGGTTTAGGGCTGAGCCCTCAGTAGATCAGAAGCAAAGCCTTTCACTGCCTTCCCTTGAATCTGAGCGTAGGTCCATCCTGACGTCCCCAGAGCACGGCTCATAGCTTTTGGGCTCCATGTTTCCACTGAACTCTTGAgcagcttcaaaggccagcgtccAGAGTGCCCCAACTGCTGTTTCTAGAACGTCCCTGGAACCCATGGTAGTCTCTCTTCTCACCGGCAATGGACACCAGAGGCCCCTTGGCCCCGGAGCTGCCGCAGCTGCTGCACCGGAGCCCTCAGCCGTGCGCCTGGACTCCCGGAGCCAGAGCCGGAGAGAAGAACGTGCTGAGCAGCACCGCAGCAGCCCAGGCCTTAGCCACCCTCATTCGGCCGTGCTACGGCCCCCACGGGCGCCAGAAGTTGCTGGTAACTGCTACGGGAGAGACGGTGTGCACTGGCTGCGCCACGGCCATTCTCAGGGCCTTAGAGCTGGAGCACCCGGCGGCCTGGCTCCTCCGGGAGGCCTCCCACACTCAAGCCGAGAGCAGGGGCGACGGCACGGCCTTTGTGGTCCTCCTGGCAGGAGCCTTGCTTGAGCAGGCCGAGCTCCTGCTGAGGGCCGGCCTGCCGCGTGCACAGCTCCGGGGGTCCTATGCAGCAGCAACCACGGAGGTCCTGGCCACACTGCCCTCCTTGGCAGTCCGATCCCTGGGCCCTTTGGAAGACCCTTTTTGGGCCCTCTATTCTGTGATGAATACCCATACTGTGACCCAGACGGACTTCTTGACCAAGCTCGTGGCCCATGCATGCTGGGCTATCAGGGAGCTGGATGGAACCTTTAAGCCAGAGCGTATTGGCGTCTGCACACTGCGTGGAGCCACACTGGGGGACTCGTGTCTGCTCCCAGGGCTGGTGGTGGCCGGGAAACCCTGCGGGCAAGTAACCATGGTGTTAAGGGGTGCCAGGGTAGCTCTGTTTGCCTGCCCCTTTGGCCCAgccagttcaaatgcaccagcaaCTGCCCGGCTCTCCAGTCCCGAGGAGCTAAATAAATTTAGGAAAGGAAGCGAGCAACGGATAGAAAAGCAGGTCTCCCAACTGGCGGATATGGGTATTAATGTGGTGGTGGTGTGGGGGGAAATTGATGAGAAGACCCTACTACGAGCTGATAGGTCTGGCATCATGGTGATAGAAGCCAAGTCCCGGAGGGAGATGGTGTACCTGAGCGAGGTGCTGGGCACACCTTTGCTGTCTTATCTGGTTCCTCCCCTGGTGCCAGGGAAGTGCCTGAGGGTCTATGGACAGGAGCTGGGAGAAAGTTTGGCTGTGGTATTTGAATGGGATTGCCCGAGCTCACCTGCCCTCACCTTGATCCTCAGGGGGGCCACCACTGAAGGGCTACGGGGTGCAGAGCAGGCTGCCTACCACGGAATTGATGCCTATTCCCAGCTGTGTCAGGATCCCAGGCTGCTTCCAGGGGCCGGGGCCACAGAGATGGCTCTGGCTAAAATCCTctcagaaaaaggaagaaaactggACGGGCCTGAAGGTCCTGCATTCCTAGCCTTTGCCCAGGCCCTCAGGTCTCTTCCTGAAACCTTGGCACAGAATGCAGGCTTAGCTGTTGCAGGCGTGATGGCAGAAATGTATGGAGCTCACCAAGCTGGGAACTTCCTCATAGGAGTGGGAGAAGAAGGGATAATAAACGTGGCCCAGGAGCAGGTGTGGGACACCCTCATGGCCAAAGCCCAAGGCCTTCGAGTGGCAGCTGATGTAGTGCTACAGCTTGTGACTGTAGATGAAGTTGTAGTGGCCAAGAAAAGTCCCACACAACAGCAGGACTTGAATTCTGATTctaaaaaggcaaagaaatgcCCATCTCTTGTGAGAAAAAATTCATTTGGAATAAATAAGTAGCAACAGCCTCAATAAAGCGGGGACTGGCCAAGGAGGgcacaaccccccccccaaatgaATGTTTACCTGATTTCTTCCCTCCATGTTTGGCACCTTTTAGAGTCAATTTCATCAGGAAAAATACACCCTAAAGGACCATAAGATAAAAACCCTCTTCACTGATTCACTTTCTTTCCAGATTCTCGTCTTTTATTTCTTGTCTCTCCCCATCAGATCCTATTCCTTTCCTAAAATAAGAGCTTCATTTATTAAAGATTTCTTTTAATTAAGTGCTTGGGCTTTGGGGATGCAAAGAAAGTACAATAATCTCTTCCCAATCATCCAAGAAACATCCCTGCATGATTTTCTAATATATGTGACTCTATGTCTACTTGTCACTTTAGTAACCTGAGAATATCAGTCTCAGATTACAGAAGGGGCAGTCATTCTGGTTGTGATtatttagaaaaagaaaggaacatCATTTTAAgattaaagaaagaaagatgaagagtgggagaagaagaaaggaaaggagctgGCAGgcacaaatacattttttttgttttgttttttaagtatccTTGGGATAAATAACTGAAGATAAGGAAAAATGAACACACACCTTGGAACTGTGTTTAGGTGCAGGGAGGACTAGGGAACATCTGGTACAAGGATACCGGGATCACAACTCGATACCCCCGGGCATTGAAAGAGGGGATTTAAGCAGAACTGAAGAGTTCagcaatactacccaaagcttTTCCACTCCAAGTTACTCTGTCTCTTGGGAAATGAGCAGAACCAAGGAGGAGGATCTAGGAGGTGGAAGCTGAGATCTCTTAGAATCATAAAAACAaaccttctttaaatatttggagaGCCAGACACATGAAAAAAATGTCCTATAGCAGGCATACTAGTGGCAACAAAGCAGAACAAATTTGCAAGCATTGTGTTGAAACTGTGGGGAAATGAAATTCTAAACTGTATCAAACTATTCTCCTTATTACTAATTCAGAAAACACCTTTTATATGTCTTTATATGCTTAGTGaatgtaactgttgttgttagatgcctgtCGAGTTGGCCCTGGCTCACGGGGACCCACGCATCGAGGagcgctgccctgtcctgtgccgtcttcgtgattggttggggatcagactgttgtcatccatagtgttttttcattggctgattgtttggaagtcgatcacccggcctttcttcctagtccaccttagttgggaagctctgctgaaacctggtcagcacgATAGCAGCGTACAAGCCTCCaacgacagacaggtggtagctgtgttTGAGGTGGGCTGGCCGGGAATCAAAGCtggatcttccatatggaaggAGGTAATTCTATTGCTGAACCACCAGTGCATCTCACTGGAGCACAACTATGTACTTTCATATTTCTCTCCTGCCctcaatttcccttttattctcaTAAAATCTTAACTTCCATAATAGTAGTGATGATacctgcatgcaaaagctggacaatgcataaggaagacctaagaagaattgatgtgtttgaagtatggtgttggtgaagactattgaatataccgtggaccgccagaagaacgaacaaatctgtcttggaggaagtacagccagaatgctcctcggaagccaggatggcaagactgcgtcttatgtcctttggacatgttatcaggagggactagtccctggagaaggacatcatgcttggtaaagtagacggtcagtgaaaagaaGAAAGCCTCTCAACGAGataggctgacacagtggctgcaacaatgggctcaaacatagcaatgattatgaggatggtgcaggactgagcagtgttttgttctgttgtacatagggttgctatgagtcagaatgactcgatggcacctaacaacaacaaggtgacaATATAAATAGTTAACTTTTTAAAGCAGTGCAAAAGTACTTTACgtaaattttatttaatactcAGAACAAATATATGAGAAAGAAACCTGATTATCTCAGTTGCAGGAGACACAAGTGAACTTCAGAAAGTTTATTATCTGAAGTTACGTAGTAAACATAAGAGGGGACCCACTTTCTTATCCACTATGTTTTATTACACCAACCGTAAGGCATAAGAAGACCAAACAACGTCCATAGTATATTTAAAATCTCCTAACTTTGATACACAAGGGACTTTCCAATAATTTATTTTGGGGGAAATCATGTATGACATTTCATTACCATCTCCCTTCCCCCAGACAGCCGTGTGTGCgtgcacataaacacacacatacacacaactgtatatatgtaaaaaaacaaacaaacctgttgtcattgggttgattccgactcatagcgaccctacaggacagagtaggactgccccatagggtttccaaggagagcctggtggattcaaactgctgaccttatcatagctcttaaccactatgccaccagggtttccatatatgtaaaAGCAAGTTAAAATTAACATCAAGGGTGGCTTTACAAGGGACAAAAAATAGTTGTAGCAGACACAAATTTAATTGGCTTATGCTGAGAACTTTAAAGGTAGAAATATCTGACCCAAACTTGATGCAGAACATGGAAATTAAGGCATTTTATGGCCACATAAAGATCTCAGAGCTTCTGCTACTGAGATCCCCTGAGTCACCCTGGTTCCCATCCTTCCCAAGATTGGTTGGAAATGGTTCCTTTCAAATGAACCTCCTCCAGTTAGCCAGAGTTAGTTTCCCCATCTTGTAACCTAAAGAATATTAACTGATCTAGAAGGGGAGAAAATGTCATATACCAATGAAGGTGATTACCATGGGCAGCTAGAGGAATGGGCTTAGGGAAGAGGACCAGAATGGAGAGTTAATTACTGTATAAGCTGAAAGTGTATGGAGTATTGGGTTTTTTTTAGCATCAGGTGAGGGTCATCTGCTTTCTCACAGCCTGCCTTCTAAGCATTTGCTATTCAAAATGTGGTCCATGAACCAGCAGCATCAATATTATTCAGGAgcatgttagaaatgcagactctcaaaTGCCCCCATCCCAGACCTTCTACGCCAGAATTTGCACTGCTGTAAGATCCCCAGTTGACAAATGGTCGTGTGAACATCTGAGAAGGACGGATCTAAGTAACAATCTCAATTGCTAAATCCTGATTATGGCCACAACCACCTCTCTAAGTGCCAAAATATTACAACTCAGATGtcaaattgttttgtttttcctactatgtagaagttggaaaaaaaaaaaggagcaccaggcgctcctttggtcgctttgagtcggaatcgactcaagggcactgggtttatgtAGAAGTTGATCAGCAGTTGACCTTAATTTTACTGGGTCCACAACCTGCTTCCGAGATAGTAGGATCAGAGGTCCCCCAGAATGTAGGATCTCAAGTTTTTCAAAGGCCCAGTGGGTTAGCTACATAGTTCTGTTCTAAGATGTGCTTCTCCTTTGCGGTTTATTGAAGATTTCCCCTAGTACCCAGTCATCTAGTTAAGAAGCTGCCACCACCCCAAGGGAAAGTTGTTAGCATAGCAGTAAAGTGCCAAAATCTGCAGTAGACATGTAAGAAATAGAGATCTTGGAAGACTACTTGCTGAGCCAACTTTTCCCCCAAAACATCACCCCTcctaacacacgcacacacacacggaaaGATCTTCCTTCCTAACTAAGGATAAAAAAGGAAGGTTAGGGTGGGAATGAGAGAGATGCAATAGGGTCTCTGAAAGGGGTTTTGCACTCCTCCTAGTCAGTTCTAAGCGGCGAGATGGGGGTAAAGGATGATAGACTCCCCAGGAAAGTTTGGAGACTTGAGAACAGAGGAATGTTCTCTGCTTCCAATCTGGAACCCTGGAGCCTCGGAAACAGGCTGGTGTGGCATCAGAGAGGCCAGGTATCTCTTTGCCCCTGAACAGCATGCATCAGGTATTTGAGGGTATGAACCCTGAACCCTAAGGGAATTCCAAGGTCGTGGCAAGAGGTGGGATTGAACAGGCCAGAGAGGATGGTACATTCAGCAGAGGCCAGAGAAATGGGCTCAGACAGATACCTTTCACAGGACACCAAGATGCTGCAAAAGCCTATGGAATTTGGAGCAATTTGGGGTGAATGAGAGGAGGGGAATAAAGAACTGACTTAGTTAAGGGCTGGACTGATCAAGAAAAACCATGAAAGGACTAAAATTGCCTGTAATTGGTTAGATTAAGTATTCAACTATCAGACAGGGGAATTGAAAAAGAAATACTGAGATCATTTAGTAATAGAAAGACAGTTGCACATAATTCTCACACTTGAGTAGAGGGCTTGAAAATCATACTCTCTGCAAATGTAAATATCGCATAAGGAATTCAGACACTGTCCTCCGTGTATTACCAAGAGAACTTGACATTAGTCACTGCAGTGCTAAGAGAGACAAGATGCTGGTGACCAAAACAATGGTAATACTTTTGTATTGTGGCACATATTTGAGACACAACATTGTACATTACACGGATTAAGAAAAATAATGGGTCTCTACAAGTTTTCTTCGAACCCACTGAATGCATCAGGAAGGAAAGATGGACGCGGTGAGTGCAGGGAAGCCAAGTCTCTCTGGAtgggggcagcggtggttcagcggtagaactGCTGGCTTCCGTgcggccaatacacctcatgtgcagccaccccaGTGGCGGACTAAgggggtgtgggggaggggggtgtgAACTGCGTCCACTGACACTGTcgggggggtgacaccaaaacgaCCCCACGGTCTGGCGGCAGTGGCAGTGGTGAGAGAGGCAGTGGGCAGGTGGGTGTCGCCAGGGAAGGGGCTGCCAAGGCAGGGCCGGTGTCACctgtcacccagtgcggtaacttGCCAGCACTGACCCCACCACCCGCCAGTTAGGGTGCATGCAGCTGGGCCCCAGCGCCCACTACTGGGTGGAGAGCACCAGCTGCAGGGAGGCGCGGATGGGAGGGGCCGGGCTAGTAGCAGCGCTCAGCCCTGGGAGACACCATTAGTTacagcactgggtgacaccaaccctagtgacaccactggctaccaccgtctgtcagtggaaACACTGTGTTGCtaaatgatgctgaacagttttcagcataacttccagactaagacagactagaaaggcctggtgatctacttcttaaaaccagcccatgaaaaccctgtggatcacagcagtgaTCCCAGGGTgggtgaggtcactgtgagttgaggaccaacttgatggcagctgacaacaccTCTCTAGACTTCAGTGAACTCAAAATGAAAGATCTTATTTTCATGTCCAAATCTACATTATTGTTCTTATTTGCGTCTTAATGGGTGTTTTACGTCTGTGTGCTCTCTCCTGTGCCCACTGACTCCAGCACCTGGTACTTCAGAGGCCCCCACTGCAGGTGGTTATCTAAATTTCTCATCTTAGGAGGCGTCGCATGTTCTGGATCAGTGTTTTCCCTCCAGAAGAGAAGATCTCTTAGGCTGAGGCCAACCCCAGTCTCCCCTGTGTAGCTGCAGAATGTCACACACCTCATCTTTCATTCCTGCATTTTTTTGGAACCTCATAAACCTCCTATCCCAATTTTATTAGTGTAATTTGTTTACACAAGGTATAATATTCTCTGCACCAGGGTTGCAATGCTATTTTTTCTGAAAAATTATTTCCCAAACTACTTGCAATGCTTTTTACATTAGATTGTAATTTGGAAAGAcggttgttgttgtatgccattgagtggatttctactcatagtgaccccatgtgatagagccGAACGGCCCCAGAGTTTTCTAGGCCGTAGTTGTTATGGAAgaagaatgccaggcctttctctctcagagctgcTAGGggaatttgaactgtcaaccttccagttagcagtcaagcgcttaactgttccACCACCAAGCCTCCTTGGAAAGAATCTTCATGTGCCTTAATTCCTGAAGTAACGCagaaaacatttcaaaatatGCCCAGATGTTACTGAAGTTTAGTTTCCTTCCCATGTTCAGCATCACACCACAGACACCATCGATGAAGTCTGGTGTGCTAATGGCACACGGTTAGAAGCTAAGCTTTTCTATTTTGGTGTGAATTTTTATTTTGCCCGGATAGGCACCATGTAGTACAAAAATGATAATATTATTAATGATAGAAGTATTAGAATTTTAGAACTATTAAAATATAGGAATATTAGTGCGATAAGTATTTATTCAGAGAAAATATTCCTCTTTATATTTCTTCACATTTTACGTCACTTCATATATTTTACAAATTCCTTAGGTGTAATCACTCTTTCTCCCCTCTCCCACGTTATATTTTCTGTGTATTAGTCTTTGTTTTTTCACTGATCTTATTTCAAACTCTTAATATATCTTTTTCATCCGTTTCCTTATTTCTTTACCCATGGCCTCTACTTTGCTATCAATTTCTATTGGTTCTCATTACAATGAGTAATAAatcttatttgtcttttatttaatCTTATGGCTTCCTGAAATATCTGCTCCACCTTATTCTTTTCCATCTTGAATAAGTTTATTTTTTCTGGCTGTTTCAGGATGATAATTCCCTATATTCTCCACAAGATCTGAAATTCCTTTTCATAAAACTCTCtttgttcattattttattaCTTTCACTCTCCATTGATCTTTTCAAGGAGTCTTGGTGTtccaatggttaagcgctcagctgctaaccgaagggttggcggttctaacccaccacccactccacaggagagaaatgtggccagtcagcttctgtaaagatttacagctttgaaaaccctgtggggcagttctactctgttctacagggttgctgtgtgtcTGAATCGTCTTGATGGTAACAGGTACTGATCTTTTCAGCTCTGACTTTGGGTTTTTCCAAATGATGGGTTTCTAGGAGTATTGATAGTTAACATCTCCTTTCATTCTGCATAATTAAGAGTAGAGAGTTTTGAAGTAAATGTAAGTATATTTCAAGTCAtagtgggttagagttgggtGTATTATTGCAATTTAAACATATATTAAGTACCAGCCAAGTGTTAAGAATTACCCAGAAACCAGAACTCAACTTGCTCAACTTGGTCACTTAGGAAACTCACCATTTTGAAATACTCTAAGAAAGTGGATGGGGATGGCGGGAAAAGACAAGGGGACCATGCTTCCATTTGCCACAGCAACTGACACAGAACAGACGACGACGACGATGAGCATGTGGAATGGATGAAAGGAACAATTTTGAGCCTTGTGGGATGGTGTGATGACTCTGAAAACACCCCACTGTGATTCCCTGCTGCTGCAGTGTGACTGACATAAGCCTCAGCTGCTGTCCTCAGAATCCTCCTCCACTGCCACCATGCTCACCAAGGCCATACCTCCCATGGGACAAAGCAGGACAGTTCCTGCCAGAAGGGGTCCTCTGACGGTGACTTGGGCTTGGGCTTTCCTGTCAGCCTGACCAAAACTACCTCAGAGCTGTACCGCAGCCTGACTCTTCCCACCCcccccctctttccctcccacctcctcccccAAGTCTCTTGCAGAACAATCTTGGCTCTACTTTCCAGaggacctaaactaacacaggaCATAAAGCATAAATTAAAGATTATTTTGTAAGTGCTTGCTCTTTCGAGCACTTGAAGCACAGCATTTGTCCTTCCATGTGAGTGACTCTCTCTCTTCTCAAATGtcactagaggaaaaaaaaactttaactaTCACCAACTGTCACACCCAACCTCTCCACCCTAAAATCCACTCCCTACGCCACTCCTTCCTGGTACACCAAGGGCCGCACCTCAATTACACTGACACACCTTCTCCACCTCACCTTaacaaggacacacacacacacacagtggttTTTCTTAAGTGCTCTTACTCATTTCTAGAAGCCAGGTGAGCttattctctccctttctcctcaTAATAAGGTGTCattgttaggtggcatcaagtccattccgactccgggcaaccctatgtacaacagaacataacgctgcctggtcctgcaccatcctcacaaccgttgttacatttgagcccattgctgtagccactgtgtcaatccatctccttgagggtcttcctctttttccccaaccctctactttaccaagcatgatcttcttctccagggactggtccctcctgaaaacatgtccaaagtttgtttcaccatccttgcttctaacgagcattccagctgtacttccaagacagtcttattcattcttctggcagtccatagtatattcagtattctttgccaacgatataattcaaatgcatcaattcttcttttggtcTTATTtcctgtccagttttcacatgcatctgaggtgactgaaaatgagGTAAACTActacattaataataataaaaatagaatgCCTTGCATATGAATGGCATTTTTTGTTATTTCCCCAAGCACTTTTTATAAACATTACCTTACTTGATCCTCATAATAACCTTGAGTGGTAGATAGGACCAGTACTATTACCCCTacttacagaggaagaaactgagactcagactgAGTGTCTGGTTCCAAATCCATCCAATGAAGGACTGAGCTGTATGACCTCTTAGTCTTCTTCCATTTCTAAAATTGTACAACTCCCAtaatttgtccaagatcacaaAACTTGTGGCTAGTGGCAGTCAAGAAACCTTTTTGTTTAAgccagtttgggtttggtttgcctATACCAGCAATACAGCTCTATGTGGATTACATCATTTACTTGTACTTAATGAGGTAGgtattaccttttttttcccattttacaggtgaggaaactaaggcatggATAAGTTAAGCAATTTCACCTGGCTAGAAGGTGGATCAACTCTGGAACctttctgctgtcgccactgatCACATATAGCtatttaaattgttttaaattaaatacaacaaaaaatttag
The window above is part of the Loxodonta africana isolate mLoxAfr1 chromosome 22, mLoxAfr1.hap2, whole genome shotgun sequence genome. Proteins encoded here:
- the CCT8L2 gene encoding T-complex protein 1 subunit theta-like 2, with product MDTRGPLAPELPQLLHRSPQPCAWTPGARAGEKNVLSSTAAAQALATLIRPCYGPHGRQKLLVTATGETVCTGCATAILRALELEHPAAWLLREASHTQAESRGDGTAFVVLLAGALLEQAELLLRAGLPRAQLRGSYAAATTEVLATLPSLAVRSLGPLEDPFWALYSVMNTHTVTQTDFLTKLVAHACWAIRELDGTFKPERIGVCTLRGATLGDSCLLPGLVVAGKPCGQVTMVLRGARVALFACPFGPASSNAPATARLSSPEELNKFRKGSEQRIEKQVSQLADMGINVVVVWGEIDEKTLLRADRSGIMVIEAKSRREMVYLSEVLGTPLLSYLVPPLVPGKCLRVYGQELGESLAVVFEWDCPSSPALTLILRGATTEGLRGAEQAAYHGIDAYSQLCQDPRLLPGAGATEMALAKILSEKGRKLDGPEGPAFLAFAQALRSLPETLAQNAGLAVAGVMAEMYGAHQAGNFLIGVGEEGIINVAQEQVWDTLMAKAQGLRVAADVVLQLVTVDEVVVAKKSPTQQQDLNSDSKKAKKCPSLVRKNSFGINK